The Camelus bactrianus isolate YW-2024 breed Bactrian camel chromosome 13, ASM4877302v1, whole genome shotgun sequence nucleotide sequence ACGTCACATGGCCCCTTTGGGTTGTCCCAAAGGCCCTGGCCGCCTCTGTCCTCCAAGAAGGTGATGGGCAAGTCAGGACCCACGTGGCTGCCTGGGGTGGAGACCTGGGCCCAGTGGACAGGCAGCAGGCAGGTCGCCTGAGCTTCACCAGGGAGATGGAGGCCGGGTTTCCCATGGAGAGGGGAGTCGGTAGGAAAGAGGACAGCCCACCACCTCCTAGACGGCAGCTGTGGCTGGTGTGACCCTCGGGGTGGTAGGCCAGCCTagagaggagggctggggctTGTCCACCTACCACTCCCTCGCTGCAGGGCATTTCCAGGCCCTGAGGGCCGGCACCAAGCCCTCCTCACCAGCCAGACAAGCTTGCCCTGCAGGTTCGGGCTGTGGCTGTGAGGCAAACCCCCTCCTCAGGCCGTGGCCACCATCCCTGCTCAGGCCCTTCCCATCTCCCGCAGCCTGACCAGCTCCAGCCAGTTCCCAGATCCAGAGTCTTAACACCTCCCCTACCCAGCCAGGCCTGGTGCCCACCCTCACACAGCTGCCCACGGACTTGGTGTGCACCAACCACATTAGCTGACCACTGGGATCCGTGTTCAAACCCACTTCACCTGACCCAGGGCCACACCCCTCCTGTGAGAGCCCAGGCCCCTCTGGCTGTTGCCACCCCCGTCCCCGGCTACCTTTTCTGCGTGTGTATCACACCAGCCTGgcagagcccagaagtaaataGTACCTGTGGTGGACTGTTGTCATCACCTTTATTTCTGCCCAGTGGCATGGCCAGATAGGCAGTGAGCACATGGCCTCCATCCTCAGACCCGCTCTAGGCTGGCCAGGCTGGGACACCCCCAGGATGCTCACACCTGACTCAGCATGTGAGGAAGTGGGGAGGTCAGGGTTACAACTTGAGCAGAAAGACCTTAAGCCAGGGACAGGCAGGACTTTGTGGAGGTGCCCACAGGGTGGGCAGTGTCCTTACAGGGACCTTTGGGACCAGTGCAatagagagggacagagggagagcaACAGACTGACCTTGCAGGAAAGGGGCAGTCGAGGTCACTCACAGTGGTCTCTGTTGTCCCACAGCCTGGAACCATGTCATCAGGCCCACAGGTGTGGCATATGGCCATGCCGCCTTCTGGCAGGAGCAGCCCCAGAGCCGCAGTGCCCAGGTCCCCTGCCTCGGCTGGCAGCCCCAGGTCCCCCGGCACCCCTGGCTCAGAGAAGGTGGCCTCTCCTCTGGAGTGCTCCATCTGCTTCTCGGGCTATGACAACATCTTTAAGACGCCCAAAGAGCTCTCCTGCACCCAcgtcttctgcctggaatgcctggCACGGCTGACGGCTGCGCAGCCCACAGGCGGGCCTGGCAGCGAGGCTGTGCCCTGCCCGTTCTGCCGACAGCCCACAGCTGTGCCTGCTGCCGGGGCCCCTGCGCTGCGCACCAGCCGCCAGCTGCAGGCCAGGATGCCGGCGCACCTGCGGCGGGAGGAGCCCGTGTGGCTCGAGGGCACCAAGCTCTGCTGCCGCCCGCCGCCCTCCGCATCTGGCCTGGCAGCGCCCAGCTTCGTGTGCGTGGACGTGGGCCTGAGCAAGCCCGCTGAACCCGCCGTACCCTCACCTGCCCCGGGCTCTGCCCACCATCGGGGCCGCCTGGCCCGCTGCTGGGCGCGCTGCGGGGACTGGAGGCGCGTGGCGCTCATCACAGCGCTGCTGCTTGTGCTCTTCTGTGTGGTGCTCTGGCCCGTGAGATGCGCTCTCAAGACCGGGAACCTTCGCTGCCTCCCCCGACCCCAGGCTGCCACCACCGCCACTGCTGCCGCCACCACCTTCTCGCTTGGGTCCCTGGCTGACAACTAGGGTCATCACCGCCACCCCAGCTCCAGGTGTGGCTGCCCAGCCCACAGCTGGGGTCATGGGATGTAGCAGCTGTCTGGGGTCCAACCCTGGGATCCCAGAGGAGCCCCAGTATCTCTGAGGCACCCACACCCCATTTGGCTCACCTGCCCCTGACTCTCTGGGGCCTGGTCCTATGGGGTGGACAAAAAGTTCCCCTGAGCTTCCAAGAATCATAGATTCCTAGGGACCCCAGAGGCCACCCCCATAactcccattttgcaggtggggacactgaggcccaggagcAGCAGCGTGGCGGGGCCCCTCCCTGTACACTGAATCGTCTGCAGGCACAGCCCCTTTGCTGAAAAGGGAGAGGACTTGCCATCCTTATTTCATTTGCACATTTCACCCATGGCTCCCTCCCCAGAGTCCttccccaggcagggctggccccTTCCTTGGGTGACCAAGGGGACAGAGGGAAGTGGCAGGGAGCCCAGTCCCTCAGTGCTCATCCCACCTGctgaactgtacatttttaaataaattattttgtacCCGCAGTTGGTAAGAGGTCTTCAGGCTGTGTGTCCTCCTTCCTGTACCACTAAACCCTTTCCTCCAGAAAAGCTCAGTCTTCCCCTGCTGCAAAGACCCTCAGTACAGAGGATACCTGCACTGGCCTGGACTCCTAGCAGCCCCTAGGTGGGTGGCCTCAGGTTCTAGGGGGTCCAACTCCTGTCCTCTCTGGGCTGTGGACGGGCTGGAGCAGTTCTGGACTTGGTTggcccccagggctgggaggcTCCCCCAGGGAGATAGGGAGGGTCCAGAGCACCTGGAGCGGGTAGGACTGGTGTAGGGCCTTGGCCTCATCCAGagtcctcctccccatcccccaccgtGGTCAcaccaggctgcactccccagaaGTCATCCCAGAGGTTGCTAAAACCAGCGTGTCCTGGATCCACAGACCTCAGGGCCCTCTGGCAGACCCTCCCTGGGCCAGGTCTGGCTGGTGAAGCAGCAGTGTCTCGAGGGATGGGCGGGAGTCCTGCCAACCCCCACCCCGAACCCCACCTGGTTCTGCTATCGGCCTCAGGAATCCTGCACCACCAGGTTGGCATGGTGAAGAGAGGCCAGGCTGGTCTGGCTCGCGCAGGTCTTAGCCTTCTCATCCTTCACCCCaaaacccaggacttcctgctcCACCCAGCTGGGCctctggctggggtggggagagggcacagGGATACCCTGGGGAAGCTCGGCCGAGCTGTGGGGACTCACATGTACCCTTGCCCCAGGCCCCTACAAGGACACAGAACTGAGAACAAGGCATTTTACTGAGGATACCACAAAGACACAGGGCCATCCGTGTCGGGGGTGGGACCACAGGCCACATGCCAGTGACATCACAGCATCACACACCAGTCATGCACACAGGGAGCTTTGCCCTCGTCACACGGGCGTCACATGAGCAGATCATATACTGcctcattcaacaagcatttatccACACGTGACCTCAGTGTGATGGTCTGGGCTACATCTGGTCAAGTCAGGAATTGAGCCACTGCCTGGGCCACACCCCAGACCACTGCTCTGGGCAGGGCTGAGAAGCAGCTCCTAAGGGATGGGTGAGGGGGGTGCCCCGGATGTAGGGGAGCTGGGCACAAACGCTGGTGACACAGGTCCAGGACACGTTGGTACTCACTTGCCGGCCACTCAGGTCCCACATACAGGCTGGCACTCAAACACTTGGCACACACAAGGTCACACGTGCTCGGCGAGCCGTGCAGGTTGTCACTGGTGGCCTCCCACGCAGAGACAAACCGCAGCCCTGCcgcccctcctccaccttcccctGGGACCCCCAGGAGAGGCAGTGACACCGGATCAATCGACCGCCCTTCCCATTTCTGGGCGTGCAGGCCTGGTCAGGGAGGGTCTGAGCGGCAGACCCGGGACCCCTTCCCCCGCGCTCCAGGATGAGCTCCAGTCTGCACTGTCCTAAACACAGCCCTTTCGAGGAATGAGGGGGCCGGCCTGGCTGGGCGCTGCCTCCTCGCGGTTCCAACCTCACTCGGGGCGTGGGCACGCGGGGCCCTCATCTCCCGAGGCCCTGCAGGTTCTCGCACACGCGGCCAGAGGCCTCTGGTGTCCTGCGAGAGGAGACCGAGTTCCGCGGGGGCCCACGCGAGGCCACGCCCCCTCGCCCTGGCCACGCCCCCAAGCAGGGGCCCGCCCCCGAGGCCTCCCTGCTCCCGGCCGGGTCACTGCCCGCTCCGGTCCCCTACGCCGTACTCACGCCGCCGGCGCCTGGGACGGCGCGGGCCCGGGGCTACAGCCAGGGTCAGCGGGCGAGGCGCCCACACTCAGGGAGTCGCGCTCCTCCGGCCGCTCGCGCTGAGGGGCGGGCCCACTGGTCACCACGGTGATGCCCGCGCAGGCgccgccccggcccggccccgccgcAGTCTGCTCGCTCAGGCGCAGCTGCTCGCCCTGGATGTACCGCCGCAGCGCTAGGTACACGAACTTGTACTGCGCCTCGGTCTGCACCATCCCCGAGCGCTGTCGCCGCACCAGCTGGATCGTCTTGGGGACGTCAATGTCGCAGTCCAGCCCTGGGGACGAGCGCGctcagggcggggcggggccggtagggaggggtgggagggcgAGATGAAGTGGACGGGCCAGCTAGGGGCGGCTCACCCTGCTTGCGAATGAAGTCCACCAGGATGTCAATCACAATGATGGTGCCAGTGCGTCCGATGCCCGCGCTGTGGGGACAGACCAGGAAGCCTGTGACCAGCTGACAGGACAAAGCCGCGGGCACCTTTCCTGGTCGCACCTGAGCcgctggccccgcccctccccgtcCCGATCGCACCTGCAGTGCACCACCATAGGTCCGGCCCCCGGCACGCTGCTCTGGGCCCGGTTCACCTCGTCTAGGAAGCCGAGGACTCCCGCGGGCTCGGCCGGGACCCCGTGGTCCGGCCAGCTGAAGTACTGATAGTGCTTCACTGTGCGCGCCGACCTCTCCTAGGCAGGGCAGGATGGTGAGCTTCAGCCTGGCTGGTCTGGGAGGGTCCCAGACTGGCCGGGCCTCAGTGTTGCTTCTGTGACCCTCGGGGTGGGAGAGGCGCAGGGAACGAAGAGGGACTGGAGGGAGGCAGGCTGTGGCTTAGCGGGGTTTCCCAAGGAGTGACCAGCCGGGCCCAGACTGAGCAGGAGGGAGTGGTAGGAAAAGATGGGCCATCAGGCCCAGGTAGCCCCAGGTGACTTAGGTGCCTGGGGAAGGGAAGACAGATCATCCACAGGAGGGAGCAGGTTTCTGGACTCTGAGTTCTATTTGGGAAGGGCCAAATGAAGAGAGCATGCAGGACGCCCCCCTAGGTGGTTACACAGGGGACTAGTGCGGAGGGATCTGTGCCTGGGGTAGAAATAGGCACCACTGGCATATAAAGGAGGCCACAGGTGCTGAGATGGTCCAGGGAAAGACCAGAGGGAGAGGCCAATGTGGGTGTGAGGCCACTCTGGAGCCAGGCAACTGGGGTTGAGAACGTGCCCATCTGGGAACACTGTCCAGGAGAGCCCAGGCCAGGACTGTGCCCACTGGGTTGAGGGCTATGGAAGCCACCAGGGCCAGCAGGGTTGGGTGGAGGCAGGGCCAGCATAGGGCCTCCTCACCCCAGTGCAGACCTGGGGACTTCCTGACCACTCTGACTCTGGCCCCACACCTCCTGTGCCCTCCAGGCTCACCTGGTCTGGCCGCCACACCTGCAGCTCCCGCACACAGTAGCCCTGGGCCTGGTACTCAGCCGCATTGCACACGCGCAGGCGGCCATAGTCTTGGCTGCCATGCAGCTCTGGCCAGTATCGGAAACACTTGTTCTGGGGGAGTGGGTGCATTGCATCAGCCGTGCTGGAAGACCACCAGCATCCTTGCCCCTCAGCCCTGTGGGGCATATGCGGGTCTCTCCAGGGCCCTCCCTGCTCCCTAcacaaggggtgggggtgggaggagggggggaCATGAGGCTGAGCCCCTACCCGGCCTCGCTCCACCTCCCTGGTGGTCATGACaatgacacgtgtgttctcctgGTACACCATGGCCCAGAAGGCAGCCACCGTGGTCTGCAGACAGCCCTGAGTGGCGATGTACACCTTGCCCAGTCCATGGCCTGGCTTCTCTTCTGGGTCGCTCTGAAAGGAGGTGGGGTCAGCTGCCTGCTGTTTCCAGGAATTAAAGTGCCAGAGGCCAAGTGCAAGGTGATGCAATGACATGCAAAGTAGCCCAGGTGGCTCACACACACAGTCTGCCCCACCCTAGGCTAAGGAGGGGTCAGGACCAATATTTAGTTGCACAGGCTCAGAGGACCCCTCTGAGGACCCCTTGGGGACTGCTGCACCCCTCCCCCTGAATATCTACTGTTGTGCCAAAGTCCCCAGATCACTGGGGGCCAGCAGGAGCTCCAGGCTCATAATAGGGGGAGAAGGTGACTGTTATGTGGCCAGACATGGCCCCAGATGCCACATTTGATCC carries:
- the RNF223 gene encoding RING finger protein 223, with product MSSGPQVWHMAMPPSGRSSPRAAVPRSPASAGSPRSPGTPGSEKVASPLECSICFSGYDNIFKTPKELSCTHVFCLECLARLTAAQPTGGPGSEAVPCPFCRQPTAVPAAGAPALRTSRQLQARMPAHLRREEPVWLEGTKLCCRPPPSASGLAAPSFVCVDVGLSKPAEPAVPSPAPGSAHHRGRLARCWARCGDWRRVALITALLLVLFCVVLWPVRCALKTGNLRCLPRPQAATTATAAATTFSLGSLADN
- the LOC105071204 gene encoding tyrosine-protein phosphatase non-receptor type 11 isoform X2; the encoded protein is MTSRRWFHPRISGVEAEKLLLSRGQHGSFLARPSKSCPGGFTLSVRRHDEVTHIKVQSTGDYYDLYGGEKFATLAELVQHYTGQSWGLLRERGGAPVELRHPLACQDPTSERWYHGHLSGKEAEKLLMEKGHLGSFLVRESQSKPGDFVLSVLTQHLDKADRQPQVTHIMIHFQPDGKYDVGGGEQFDTLGDLVECYKKNPMVESSGAVVHLKQMLQQQECRLLYPRKEGQRLENKPKNRYKNILPFDTTRVILRDVDDSVPGADYINANYIRVDSDPEEKPGHGLGKVYIATQGCLQTTVAAFWAMVYQENTRVIVMTTREVERGRNKCFRYWPELHGSQDYGRLRVCNAAEYQAQGYCVRELQVWRPDQERSARTVKHYQYFSWPDHGVPAEPAGVLGFLDEVNRAQSSVPGAGPMVVHCSAGIGRTGTIIVIDILVDFIRKQGLDCDIDVPKTIQLVRRQRSGMVQTEAQYKFVYLALRRYIQGEQLRLSEQTAAGPGRGGACAGITVVTSGPAPQRERPEERDSLSVGASPADPGCSPGPAPSQAPAATPEASGRVCENLQGLGR